GATCCCCTCAGCCGTCTCCTTGGGCATCTTCGTGGAGCGCGGGCGGGTGGTCAGTGCGGGGGGATTGCTGGTTCAGTTGCTGCCGGATGCGGGCGATGAAATTGCTGAACGCCTGGAGGCCGCCATCCGAGCCTTGCCCCCCTATTCCGCGATGGACAAGGAGCACATGTCGCTGGTCCAGGTGCTGGAGACTGCCCTGGACGGCTTCAAGGTCGATATTCTGCAGGAGGACCATCTGGTCCGCTTTGCCTGCCCGTGTGACTTGGAACGTGTGCTGACGGCCATCCGACTGCTGGGAGAGGCTGAAATCCGCGACATGATCGACGTGGATGGGAAAGCGGAGGTTCGCTGCCATTTTTGCGGCAGCAAATATCAGCTGAGCCGGGAAGACCTCGAACGTCTTGTCTCGTGAGCGGAGCTCATCCGCGAAGGGGGAGCCACCCGCGCGCTCCCAAAGGAAAACGCCCGAGTGAAGCACTCGGGCGTTCTGGATGCAAGGGTCTGAGTTCAGACGGCGCGGGTGATCTTGCCGGCCTTCAGGCAGGACGTGCACACCTTGACGCGCCGAACGAGACCGGGCTTGATTTGAGCCCGCACGGTCTGCAGGTTGGGCATAAAGCGACGCTTGGTATGCACCATGGAGTGACTCACGTTGTGGCCGGTCGTAGGACCCTTTGCGCAGACATCACAGCGCTGGGACATGGGGATGGACCTCCGGAGAATTCATAGACAGACGGGTTGGCGCGCAATGGCACGAACTTCGAATATACCACGCAGGCGGGCTTCTGGCAACCAATTGGGGGCTGATGGCCTCGCCGAGGACACGCCCGTGATCGCGGTGAACATTGGCAACACCCACGTTCGCTGGATCTGCTACGCGGGCGATCGCCCCCTTCAGTCCGGACGTCTGACCCAGGCCGAAGCGCTGGCCGGGTGCCCGAGCTTGCCCCCGGGCCGAATCGCCCTCGTCTCGGTGGTTCCGCAACTGGCGGCAACTTGGGTGGCTGCATGGGAGGCGCAGGGAAGAGACCTGTTCGTCTTGCACGGGGGCCTGTCGCTCGGCCTGACGATTGCCTATGACCCTCCGCAATCGCTGGGCGCCGACCGACTGGCCAATGCCGTGGCGCTGCGGCATCACTTCGGCGCCGGCATCGTGATCGATGCCGGTACGGCCGCCACCTTGACCGTGGTCGACGCCGCAGGCGGGTTGCTCGGAGGGGCCATCCTGCCGGGGCTACAAACCGCTCGGGACGCCCTGGCCAGCCGAACCGCTCAATTGCCGAGGGTGGAGCTGGCTGCCCCGGTTCGTCTGATTGGCGCCAGTACGGAGGCTGCCATTCAGGCGGGGATCGTGGCGGGCCACGTCGGGGCCCTGCGTCATCTGGTGAGGGGCATGCAAGCAGAGGCCCCCTCCGCCCGTGCGCTGGTGCTGACGGGTGGGGGGGCCGCCCTGCTGGCGCCTCTGATGCCGGAAGCGCGCTGGGAACCGGACTGGACCCTGGAGGGGGCCCGTCTGGCCCTGCTCAACGCAGGTAGTTGATCACCTGATTCATCTTCAAGCCCAGATGCAGCATGAGCCGATTTTCGGCGTCGTCGAGGTCGATCTCGGTGATGTCTCGAATGCGTTCAAGCCTGTATTTCAGGGTGTTGCGATGGATGAACAGCTTGGTGGACGTTTCGGTCAGGTTGCCATTGCATTCCAGAAAGGCGGCGATGGTCTTGACCAGTTCCTTGTCAGTTTGCTGGTTGTAATCGATCAGGCGTTGTAGCGGCTCGCAGAAGAAATCGTGGGGGTTCTGACTCTGGGCGAACTGTAACAGCATCCGGTAAATGCCGAGCTCCGAGAAGAACGTGACCTGTCCAGGGCCGTGGGTATGCCGGCCGATTTTGAGGGCGTGCTGCGCCTCCTTGAAGCTCTGGGGGATGTCCAGCAGGCTCTCGTTCTGCCGCCCCACGCCGATCGACACGCTCCAGCCGTTGCCCGAGCCGGCAATCTTCTTGTGGATCGCATCGGTCAGTTGCTGAAGTTTCTCCGCGCTGGGCTGACCATCTTTCAGGGGATACAGGATGGTGGCGCCTTGCGGTTGATTGACGACCACCGCCTGGCGAAAACTCAGCAGGGCGTGAAGCATCGCGATCAGGCGCTGGACCTCCTCGGCTTGCACCTCCTGCAAGGGCTGGCCGTCGAATTCGAGGCTGACCACCCAGTAGGCGGCGTTCAGCGGATAGCCCAGGTAGGTGGCGCGTCGCCTCAGCGTCTCCATGGTGGCTGGGCTGTTGGCGAGGAGCAGGTCGCGAAAAAAGTCGCGCTTCAGCTTCTGCTCGGATTCGCTGGCCCCCCTCTGCTTGAGCAGCTCAAGCGCCACCGCGAGGGCCCCTTCGGCCACCTGGGCGAGGCTGCTGGCATCGAGGCTGTGGCCATCCAGGACCGACAGATAGCCGCAGACCTCGCCGTGAATCAGCAAGGGGTGAATCACGCGGCTTGCCTCGCCCGCCGCGCGCCCCGTGGTGGTCACCACCTGCCGCTGCTTGCGCAGGGCCTGCAGGGTTCCGTCGGCCTCCCAGGCTTGAATGACCTGGACCGGGGTGCCCTTGTTGGCGACCAGTTCGTCAATGGTCGGCTCGTGGCCTGTCCCTGCCTGAGCCACCGCCAGCAGGTTGAACTGCTTGTCCTCCACCACCACGCTGCGGTTGACTTGCCTGGCCAGGGTTCGCGCCAGGGCATCACAGCCGGACCCATCGAGCACCTGTTCCAGCAGACGGCGCTGAAGCCCGTTCTGACGTGAGGGCGCCGCCGGACCATCCAGCGCCGTTTGCAGGGCGAGCATCACCTCGAGCAAGGCCCCGGGATTGGACAGCACCAGCAGGGGAAATTCCAGCGATTCCGCCAGCGTCAGCGCTTCCTGAGGCACCAGCTTGATGCTCGCGCCGGCGAGCAGCACCAGGCCGGCCGCCCCCGCCTGCGCCAGTCCTCGGATGAAGTCGAGCCAGTGCCCCGGCGAATCGCTCCAGTTGGCGCCGGTGCTGAGGACCAGTTCGCCGCCTCGGAGCCAGGGGCTCACCTCGCTGGCCTCCAAGCTGACGATGCCCTGCACCGCGCGCCCGAGACCATTTTCTCCCGCGAGCAGGGAAGCCGCCTGAAGCGGCGGTCGTTGACGCAGTCCAGCCAGACTCGTGACGGCGCCAATGGCCAGCGAGATGGACGCTTCGGGAGGCTGGGCCAAGGCCGCGTCGGCCGGTTGGACGCAAGGAGCCTCAGCAGGCAAGAGACTGTGGTTCATGGGGCGTGCCCTCCTTGGACAAACGGAAAGGGAAGCGCAAAAATGCGCTTCTCCGCTTGATCTGAGCGAATTGGGGGTGGCAACTGGGGCTAGCTTAATATAACTTTACAAACAAGGCAAGCCTTTGTCGTAAAGAGGGCTAAAAGCCTTTTGCTGTGTCCGTTTTACGGGTTATCAGGTGGGCGGCGCGCTCGCACCTGCCGGGCCAACCCGGGGCCAGTACTCGGCGGCGCGAGGGGGCCTCAATCGCGCCGAACGAGCAGGATGATCAGGGTGCTTGTAATGCTCAACGCCGCTGCCAGGGGCGGCAACAGGCGATACAGGTCCGGCGTCTCGACTTCGTTGACGCGAATCGTATCACCATCCCCGATCCAGACGTTCTCCTCCAGCCGCCCGGCGAGCACTTGGGTCAGGTCCACCTGGCGCAAGGCCCCATTCGGGCGGACGATCAGGACGTCTTTCAGGTTCGCCCGCTGGGGATCATAGCCGCCACCCAGGGCGAGTGCCTGCAGCAAGCGAACGGGTTCCTTGATGGCATAGGTGCCCGGTTGCTTCACCAGGCCGACGACACTGAAGTGCAAGGGGCGGAATTGTTCCACGTTGATGACCACGTGAGGGTCGACGAAGAAGCGTCCGTAGGCTTTGGTCACCCGGTCGGTGAGCTGAGGCAGGGTCAGCCCGCCCGCCTGGACCTCGCCGATCAACGGAAAGCTGACGCGGCCATCGGGCCGGATCGGCTGGTCCTGCAGGGTGAGCTTCTCGTTCTCTACCACCTTGAGGTTGACCGAGTCGCCGTAACGCAACACATATTGCGGCTCCGCGGGACCATTGCCTTCCGCGTGGACCGGCGTGCCGCTCACGAGCAGACAAACCGCCAGCAGCAAACTCCACAGATGGGGGAAAGCACGGAACATGGGGATTTCAACTCCGTCTCAGGGGGCCGATCAGGCGTGCCAGCAGCGAGGGTGGTTTATCCGGCTCGACGGGTCGCGGACGCTGGATGGGATGTCCACGCAGCAGCGCGTCGGGGTTATGAAAGCGAATCGTCATGGCATTGTCGTCTCCCACCAGGGCGTGAAGGCGGGTGATGCCGTGCTCCAGCCCCTGGATGCGACGATCGAGATGGTGCGCGTCGGTGCCGAGAAAATGCACCAACCCGCGCTGCAGCAAGCCTTCCAGAAAGCCGACGGTGCGGTCCGCAGCAGCCCCAGCCAGCGTACACAGCGTGCCCTGGGTCAGGATGCCGCGTTCCAGCACCCAGCGCTCCAGCAGCTCCGGGTGACGCTGAAACAAGCCCTGGCGTTCCGGATGGGCGATGATCGGCGTGATGCCGGCTGCTTGCAGCTGGTCGAGTTGTTGTTCGAGCTGGGCGACCAGGGGCAGGCCAGGCGGCAATTCCACCAGCATGTGACGTCCTGCGTCGGCCAGGGTCAGCCAGGTCTCCGGGCGACAGCTGTCGGGGTCGAGCCTTACCTCGGCGCCAGGAATCAGCCTCAGTGAAATCCCCTGTTCGGCGAGCCAGGCCTGGGTCTCCGCGCAGGCTTGCACGATCGTCTCCCGGCGGTTGGGATACAGGTCCGCGTGGATATGGGGCGTCACGCAGACCTGCGTCAGGCCATAGGCGGCCAGGGCGCGTGCCAGGTCCAGGCACTCCTGACGCTCCTTGACGCCGTCGTCGAGAGCGGGCAGCAGGTGACAGTGCAAGTCGAGAGCGAGCAGCGGGAGAATGTCCCCGGCAGTCACGTCATCCATCGCTGCGGTCGCGGCTCAGACGGAGGTGGGCCACACTGGCCGGTGTGGGCAGGGTCTTGTCGTGCTGGTTCTCCAGCGACCCGTAATACTTGTGGTAGTAGCTGTAATAGTAGCCATCGTTGTCCGGGCGCACGCCGCGCACCACCATGCCCCAGACCTTGACCTTGGCGCGCGCGAGCAGCTGCAGCGAGTGCCGGGCTGCCTTGCGACTGACCTTGTTGATGCCCATCAGGAGCAGCATGCCGTCAAGCTTGGCGCCCAGCACGCTGGCATCCGTCACCGCGATGATCGGGGGCGCGTCGAACAGGAGCAGATCATAGCGTTGCTTGAGCTCTTCGATCAGCTGGCTCATCCGTTGGGACTCGAGCAGTTCCGAAGGGTTGGGCGGGGTCGGGCCGCAGGTGAGCACCGACAGGCCCGGTTGCGCGGTCTGGCGGATGCAGTCG
This sequence is a window from Candidatus Sericytochromatia bacterium. Protein-coding genes within it:
- the rpmB gene encoding 50S ribosomal protein L28, which produces MSQRCDVCAKGPTTGHNVSHSMVHTKRRFMPNLQTVRAQIKPGLVRRVKVCTSCLKAGKITRAV
- a CDS encoding type III pantothenate kinase, with the protein product MIAVNIGNTHVRWICYAGDRPLQSGRLTQAEALAGCPSLPPGRIALVSVVPQLAATWVAAWEAQGRDLFVLHGGLSLGLTIAYDPPQSLGADRLANAVALRHHFGAGIVIDAGTAATLTVVDAAGGLLGGAILPGLQTARDALASRTAQLPRVELAAPVRLIGASTEAAIQAGIVAGHVGALRHLVRGMQAEAPSARALVLTGGGAALLAPLMPEARWEPDWTLEGARLALLNAGS
- a CDS encoding PucR family transcriptional regulator ligand-binding domain-containing protein gives rise to the protein MNHSLLPAEAPCVQPADAALAQPPEASISLAIGAVTSLAGLRQRPPLQAASLLAGENGLGRAVQGIVSLEASEVSPWLRGGELVLSTGANWSDSPGHWLDFIRGLAQAGAAGLVLLAGASIKLVPQEALTLAESLEFPLLVLSNPGALLEVMLALQTALDGPAAPSRQNGLQRRLLEQVLDGSGCDALARTLARQVNRSVVVEDKQFNLLAVAQAGTGHEPTIDELVANKGTPVQVIQAWEADGTLQALRKQRQVVTTTGRAAGEASRVIHPLLIHGEVCGYLSVLDGHSLDASSLAQVAEGALAVALELLKQRGASESEQKLKRDFFRDLLLANSPATMETLRRRATYLGYPLNAAYWVVSLEFDGQPLQEVQAEEVQRLIAMLHALLSFRQAVVVNQPQGATILYPLKDGQPSAEKLQQLTDAIHKKIAGSGNGWSVSIGVGRQNESLLDIPQSFKEAQHALKIGRHTHGPGQVTFFSELGIYRMLLQFAQSQNPHDFFCEPLQRLIDYNQQTDKELVKTIAAFLECNGNLTETSTKLFIHRNTLKYRLERIRDITEIDLDDAENRLMLHLGLKMNQVINYLR
- a CDS encoding polysaccharide biosynthesis/export family protein; this encodes MFRAFPHLWSLLLAVCLLVSGTPVHAEGNGPAEPQYVLRYGDSVNLKVVENEKLTLQDQPIRPDGRVSFPLIGEVQAGGLTLPQLTDRVTKAYGRFFVDPHVVINVEQFRPLHFSVVGLVKQPGTYAIKEPVRLLQALALGGGYDPQRANLKDVLIVRPNGALRQVDLTQVLAGRLEENVWIGDGDTIRVNEVETPDLYRLLPPLAAALSITSTLIILLVRRD
- a CDS encoding CpsB/CapC family capsule biosynthesis tyrosine phosphatase translates to MDDVTAGDILPLLALDLHCHLLPALDDGVKERQECLDLARALAAYGLTQVCVTPHIHADLYPNRRETIVQACAETQAWLAEQGISLRLIPGAEVRLDPDSCRPETWLTLADAGRHMLVELPPGLPLVAQLEQQLDQLQAAGITPIIAHPERQGLFQRHPELLERWVLERGILTQGTLCTLAGAAADRTVGFLEGLLQRGLVHFLGTDAHHLDRRIQGLEHGITRLHALVGDDNAMTIRFHNPDALLRGHPIQRPRPVEPDKPPSLLARLIGPLRRS